From Pseudanabaena sp. PCC 6802, one genomic window encodes:
- a CDS encoding WD40 repeat domain-containing serine/threonine-protein kinase, with protein sequence MPRVYCFNPNCLQINRDNDSQFCHNCGAALSLKDRYQAIAILHKNNRSQVFRVSDRLNTNSCILRQIHKDNPYNNYFNRLVTYLKEIEPHPDIPDYIDSFETDSYCYLVRGFIEGNNLETLVNRSGTFAVDRVWQVLLNILPVLHHLHSYKLIHREIEPQNIIYSDKLNKFILVDWMSLTKVKGDRNIQSDTSLDIYSGSAEFSAPESLEGTVCFASDLYSLGLVCVYLLTGLRPFDVFNTIDRSWVWRDNWQISKAEVNSDRRERLGELIDKLIVPDLDRRLRSPSDVLRMMGCSVTDWESAIARKKRHQDALEYTWTCQKFLRADEELFAGLNCIDYSDDGKFIASGGEDKKISISEVETGDRIVNLYGHQGQIADIKFVPNTNILISGDRKGKIYFWRWNGGRNADSDIVHELDTGSGVAVIALHPGLPMLASAHIDKKIRIWDRQTKELITTLAAHSLAVTDVQFAIGSPLLASASQDRIVKIWQTDNWELKHSLKGHNWAIKSVAFNADASILASAGDGKDIKIWDLKTHQLLRNLSGHSWSVSCIAFLPNSKTLLLSASWDKKIKLWDIETGEELAVLEGHQDSIFDLAVRAIAPDRGFSLATTSKDKTIGIWEIGRRLSL encoded by the coding sequence ATGCCAAGGGTATACTGTTTCAATCCCAATTGTTTGCAAATTAATCGAGATAATGACTCTCAGTTTTGCCACAACTGCGGAGCTGCTTTAAGTCTGAAAGATCGCTATCAAGCGATCGCGATTTTACATAAAAATAATCGCAGTCAGGTTTTTCGAGTCAGCGATCGCCTCAATACCAATTCTTGTATTCTAAGACAAATTCACAAAGATAACCCCTACAATAACTATTTCAACCGCCTCGTTACTTATCTAAAAGAGATCGAACCGCATCCTGATATTCCCGATTATATCGATAGCTTTGAGACAGATAGTTATTGCTATTTGGTAAGAGGATTTATCGAAGGTAATAATCTGGAAACATTGGTAAATCGCTCTGGCACTTTTGCGGTCGATCGCGTTTGGCAAGTTCTCCTCAATATCCTGCCCGTTCTACATCATCTGCACAGTTACAAGTTAATTCATCGAGAAATCGAACCGCAAAATATTATTTATTCAGATAAGCTAAATAAGTTTATTTTAGTGGATTGGATGAGCTTAACCAAAGTTAAAGGCGATCGCAATATTCAGTCTGATACTTCTCTGGATATATACTCTGGTTCTGCTGAATTTTCAGCGCCAGAAAGTTTGGAAGGGACAGTGTGTTTTGCGAGCGATCTTTATAGTTTGGGTTTAGTTTGTGTATATCTGTTGACAGGATTGCGCCCCTTCGATGTCTTCAATACGATCGATCGTAGCTGGGTATGGCGGGATAATTGGCAAATTAGCAAAGCAGAAGTAAATAGCGATCGCCGCGAGAGATTAGGCGAGTTAATCGATAAGTTAATTGTCCCAGATCTCGATCGAAGGCTGCGCTCTCCGTCAGATGTTTTACGCATGATGGGATGTAGCGTCACAGATTGGGAAAGCGCGATCGCTCGCAAGAAAAGGCACCAGGACGCACTCGAATATACCTGGACCTGTCAGAAGTTTCTGCGCGCTGACGAGGAACTTTTCGCAGGACTGAATTGCATTGATTATAGCGACGATGGCAAGTTTATCGCCAGTGGTGGTGAGGACAAAAAGATCTCGATCTCGGAAGTAGAAACAGGGGACAGGATTGTAAATCTATACGGGCATCAGGGGCAGATCGCAGATATTAAATTCGTTCCAAATACCAATATCTTAATTAGTGGCGATCGTAAAGGTAAGATCTATTTCTGGCGTTGGAACGGCGGTCGCAATGCAGATAGCGATATCGTCCACGAATTAGACACGGGCAGTGGAGTAGCTGTGATCGCCCTTCATCCTGGTCTTCCCATGCTAGCCAGCGCTCATATTGATAAAAAAATAAGAATTTGGGATCGCCAAACTAAAGAGCTAATTACCACTTTAGCAGCACATAGCTTAGCCGTAACTGACGTGCAATTTGCGATCGGATCGCCTCTATTGGCAAGTGCATCTCAAGACCGCATAGTGAAGATTTGGCAAACTGATAATTGGGAGTTAAAGCATAGTTTAAAGGGGCACAATTGGGCGATTAAATCCGTGGCTTTTAATGCCGATGCCAGCATTCTAGCCAGTGCTGGCGATGGCAAAGATATTAAGATTTGGGACTTAAAAACCCATCAATTGCTACGCAATCTATCCGGGCATAGTTGGTCGGTTTCCTGCATTGCTTTTTTACCCAATTCCAAAACCCTACTATTAAGTGCGAGTTGGGATAAAAAA
- a CDS encoding ATP-dependent Clp protease proteolytic subunit, whose amino-acid sequence MDNSNDFLNQNEEFYNDLVQKRIVVLREEITNETAIAAVAQLLYLDSEDANADIYLYINSSGGSVSAGMAIYDTIESIQADVATVCIEFAGGIAGLLLAAGAKGKRLALAHSRIMLCPPSVGVNNSPELDAQTVELCKIRQTLNGIMARHTGQPVQKIERDTEQHFFLSAQEALQYGIVDRIADLQLSASNPSIIVMPVSPPARSIPPKQVPASKDRTISSQPKGSQVFLKCISSFITTIRQMWQKLAGHRNRRR is encoded by the coding sequence ATGGATAATTCAAATGATTTCCTGAACCAGAATGAAGAATTTTATAACGATCTAGTCCAAAAACGGATTGTTGTTTTGCGAGAAGAGATAACAAACGAAACGGCTATTGCTGCTGTAGCGCAATTACTGTATTTGGACTCCGAAGATGCGAACGCAGATATTTATCTCTATATTAATTCTTCTGGTGGGTCGGTTTCAGCAGGCATGGCAATTTACGACACAATTGAGAGTATTCAAGCTGATGTTGCAACAGTTTGTATTGAATTTGCGGGAGGAATAGCTGGCTTGTTATTGGCAGCAGGTGCAAAGGGAAAAAGGCTGGCGCTCGCTCATAGTAGGATTATGCTTTGTCCGCCTTCAGTAGGAGTTAATAACAGCCCTGAATTAGATGCGCAGACTGTAGAACTTTGTAAAATTAGGCAAACATTAAATGGGATTATGGCTCGACACACGGGGCAGCCAGTGCAGAAGATTGAACGGGATACGGAACAACACTTTTTTCTATCTGCTCAAGAAGCCCTACAATATGGCATTGTCGATCGGATCGCCGATCTCCAACTATCAGCTTCTAATCCTTCAATCATCGTGATGCCCGTTTCGCCTCCTGCTCGATCTATTCCCCCAAAGCAGGTGCCAGCAAGTAAAGATCGCACAATTAGCAGTCAGCCTAAAGGTTCTCAAGTTTTTTTGAAATGTATATCTTCATTCATAACTACAATCCGTCAAATGTGGCAGAAACTAGCAGGACATCGAAATAGGCGGCGATAA
- a CDS encoding SPFH domain-containing protein, protein MRSTKNKLLGGKLSRGLSVTSLLAAGIMLSGNVAAAKELPVKQSRTVTHSELITALSTPETTSKIESQPQIVKADISTWLIPVAGVVICLIFFPQICQILGLVVIGEKEVGIVTKKFASKSLPAGRLIALHGEGGLQASTLPPGWHWGFWPWQYGIKKESVCIIPQGEIGLVVANDGATIPPERILGKVVPCDDFQDAHKFLVNGGEKGRQLGILTAGMYRINTGLFTIITATTASKQGMHPNDLKVHTVDPNTVGIVTTLDGLAIEEGEIAGPVIPGHDNFQNAQKFINGGGRRGLQEQVILSGSWNLNPWFAQVEQVRMTEIPIGYVGVVISFVGKTTEDISGEAFTHGSLVNPGHKGVWVTPLYPGKHPLNTRIMGVELVPTTNIVLNFSERITGEHGYDSKLTALKLLSFDGFTYDLEVFQIIHIGALDAPKVISRLGSMQNVVDHVLRPIIANYFRNSAQEYTILDFLTERSQRQAEAAEYVRLALRAYDVQAVDTLIGLITPPPELMQTLTQRKIAEEQQKTYEVQRTAQTQRQELVRETALADIQQEVVKAEQGVRISELAASSKIKEANGEAEAIRLTGEAKAAAYKAGVTALGSQAYTVLQLMQVIGDRQVRVVPDVSVSGSANGGGLLDGLLAMLLKNQLQQPGVPGLKSANSVKEEKPVATKKPVLDNPLASIVPPKDL, encoded by the coding sequence ATGAGAAGCACGAAGAATAAGTTGCTAGGTGGCAAACTCAGTCGGGGTTTGTCTGTTACCTCATTACTTGCGGCTGGAATCATGCTGTCGGGAAATGTTGCCGCAGCCAAAGAACTACCAGTTAAACAATCTCGAACCGTTACCCACAGCGAACTCATCACTGCGCTATCCACCCCAGAAACAACATCAAAGATTGAATCTCAACCACAGATTGTCAAGGCGGATATATCTACCTGGCTGATCCCCGTTGCTGGCGTAGTTATTTGCTTGATTTTCTTTCCTCAAATCTGCCAGATTTTGGGTTTAGTTGTGATTGGGGAAAAAGAAGTTGGGATCGTCACCAAGAAATTTGCCAGCAAAAGCTTACCCGCTGGCAGATTAATTGCCTTGCACGGAGAAGGTGGTTTGCAGGCCAGTACCCTACCACCAGGTTGGCACTGGGGCTTTTGGCCCTGGCAATATGGCATCAAAAAGGAATCTGTTTGCATTATCCCTCAAGGAGAAATCGGCCTTGTAGTTGCCAATGACGGTGCCACCATCCCACCGGAGAGGATATTAGGTAAGGTCGTTCCCTGCGACGATTTTCAAGACGCACACAAATTTTTAGTCAACGGTGGCGAGAAGGGACGACAGCTAGGCATTCTCACCGCAGGTATGTATCGCATTAACACCGGATTATTCACGATTATCACGGCGACAACTGCTAGCAAACAAGGAATGCACCCCAACGATCTCAAAGTGCATACAGTAGACCCAAACACGGTAGGTATCGTTACGACTTTGGATGGTTTGGCGATCGAAGAAGGAGAAATAGCTGGCCCCGTGATTCCGGGTCACGACAATTTCCAAAACGCTCAAAAATTTATTAATGGCGGCGGCAGAAGGGGCTTACAAGAGCAAGTCATTCTATCGGGTTCGTGGAATCTCAATCCCTGGTTTGCACAAGTCGAACAGGTAAGGATGACAGAAATTCCCATCGGTTATGTGGGGGTAGTCATTTCCTTTGTGGGCAAAACTACCGAAGATATTAGTGGCGAAGCATTTACCCACGGTTCGCTGGTTAACCCCGGTCATAAAGGAGTTTGGGTAACACCTCTATATCCGGGCAAGCATCCTCTGAATACGCGGATTATGGGAGTGGAATTGGTGCCAACCACGAATATCGTGTTAAATTTCTCGGAACGCATTACAGGGGAACACGGTTACGATTCCAAACTAACGGCGTTGAAGCTACTGTCTTTTGATGGATTCACGTACGATTTAGAGGTATTCCAAATCATCCATATCGGCGCGTTAGATGCACCAAAGGTAATTTCTCGTCTGGGTTCGATGCAAAATGTTGTCGATCACGTTCTGCGCCCGATTATCGCTAACTATTTCCGTAACTCGGCGCAGGAATACACGATTCTCGATTTCTTGACGGAACGCAGTCAGAGACAAGCAGAGGCAGCAGAATACGTGCGGTTGGCTTTGCGTGCCTATGACGTGCAGGCGGTGGATACTTTAATCGGGTTGATTACGCCGCCACCAGAATTGATGCAGACTTTGACGCAAAGAAAAATCGCCGAAGAACAACAAAAGACCTACGAAGTGCAGCGTACGGCGCAAACCCAACGACAGGAGTTAGTGAGGGAAACTGCGCTAGCAGATATCCAACAGGAGGTAGTTAAAGCAGAACAAGGCGTGCGCATCTCAGAGTTGGCGGCCAGTTCTAAGATCAAGGAGGCAAATGGCGAGGCAGAGGCAATCCGCCTTACTGGGGAAGCTAAGGCAGCCGCCTACAAAGCGGGGGTGACGGCATTGGGGTCTCAAGCCTATACTGTGCTTCAGTTGATGCAGGTAATCGGCGATCGCCAGGTTCGCGTCGTCCCCGATGTATCGGTAAGCGGCAGTGCAAATGGCGGTGGTTTATTGGATGGTTTGTTGGCAATGTTGCTAAAAAATCAATTGCAACAACCGGGGGTACCTGGTTTGAAGAGTGCAAATAGTGTTAAAGAGGAAAAACCTGTAGCAACTAAGAAACCTGTATTAGATAATCCTTTGGCAAGTATCGTTCCTCCCAAGGATTTATAG
- a CDS encoding sulfate/molybdate ABC transporter ATP-binding protein, with protein sequence MGIVVQEVSKSFGDFQAVDNVSIEVKSGSLVALLGPSGSGKSTLLRLIAGLEIPDRGKIFLTGEDTTFQDARDRNIGFVFQHYALFKHMTVRQNIAFGLEIRKQEKSKIRNRVDELLELVQLKGMGNRYPSQLSGGQRQRVALARALAVEPKVLLLDEPFGALDAKVRKELRAWLRRLHDEVHVTSVFVTHDQEEAMEVADAIVVMNKGKVEQVGTPAEIYDNPATSFVMSFIGPVNVVPASTNIWGKSKHANDREHVFIRPQDIMIKTQATDTTVPARISRLIHLGWEIQVELALDDGQVLMAHLTRDRFDELKLEPQQRVHVQPKDTRSFPLNYSI encoded by the coding sequence GTGGGTATTGTGGTTCAGGAAGTGTCAAAAAGCTTTGGCGACTTCCAAGCGGTGGACAACGTTAGTATAGAAGTCAAAAGTGGCTCTTTGGTAGCACTTTTGGGGCCGTCCGGTTCCGGGAAATCTACCTTACTCCGTTTAATTGCGGGGCTAGAAATACCCGATCGCGGCAAGATCTTTTTAACGGGCGAGGATACAACTTTTCAGGATGCCCGCGATCGCAATATTGGGTTTGTGTTTCAGCATTATGCCTTGTTTAAACACATGACCGTGCGCCAGAATATCGCCTTTGGGCTGGAAATCCGCAAGCAGGAAAAGTCAAAAATCCGCAATCGCGTCGATGAGTTACTGGAGTTGGTGCAGCTAAAAGGTATGGGTAACCGCTACCCCTCGCAGCTATCGGGCGGGCAACGGCAGCGGGTGGCATTGGCAAGAGCCTTAGCTGTGGAACCCAAAGTTTTATTGCTGGACGAACCTTTTGGGGCGCTAGATGCCAAGGTGCGGAAGGAATTACGGGCTTGGTTGCGCCGCCTGCACGACGAAGTGCACGTTACCAGCGTCTTTGTTACCCACGATCAAGAAGAGGCGATGGAAGTAGCTGATGCGATCGTGGTGATGAATAAGGGTAAAGTCGAGCAAGTTGGTACGCCAGCGGAAATTTATGACAACCCTGCCACCTCATTTGTGATGAGCTTTATTGGCCCGGTTAATGTTGTACCTGCTAGTACGAATATTTGGGGGAAGAGTAAGCACGCCAACGATCGCGAACATGTCTTTATTCGCCCGCAAGATATTATGATTAAAACACAGGCAACCGATACGACCGTACCGGCTCGTATTAGCCGCCTGATTCATCTAGGCTGGGAAATCCAGGTCGAGCTGGCACTTGATGACGGTCAGGTACTAATGGCTCACCTTACACGCGATCGCTTTGACGAGTTAAAGCTAGAACCGCAGCAGCGCGTGCACGTCCAGCCCAAAGATACCCGCTCGTTCCCTTTAAACTATTCAATTTGA
- a CDS encoding pentapeptide repeat-containing protein, protein MTESAPLNFADRDLSDRSFKHQYLRDANFRGANIRGCDFGGANLIGANFAYARAGLSRKQVITLVICAIGFGIAYIDALVFALIGSFSMAVAIALSTSMLAALISPFTLSLGICSLVAVFANLFSADSGWEVSTAIAIAFGCAVVLTINRTLFTVFLGAIAFSLLIALFFGFAGNLEQTLTSYRVVTVGITFSSIVTLTVMDGDRDFYAASVAGKFTIAAAAAGNCLVLSALAFAVARKCFDDDLPLEEFGYVCFAIASAIGGLVLLARAVKSINDAIGTSFQNADLTGARFDKAVMSHTDFSQARLSKVSWSRARLRKCFMRSRSRDNGSGSLDL, encoded by the coding sequence ATGACTGAATCTGCTCCCTTGAATTTTGCCGATCGGGATTTGAGCGATCGCTCCTTCAAGCACCAGTACTTGAGGGATGCAAATTTTCGTGGGGCGAATATTCGAGGTTGCGACTTTGGTGGGGCGAATTTAATCGGTGCTAACTTTGCCTATGCCAGAGCCGGACTGAGCCGCAAACAAGTAATTACTTTGGTTATCTGTGCCATTGGGTTTGGGATTGCCTACATCGATGCTCTGGTATTCGCACTAATTGGGAGTTTCTCTATGGCTGTGGCGATCGCGCTTTCCACATCGATGCTAGCCGCATTGATCTCGCCATTTACCTTGAGTTTGGGGATCTGTTCCTTAGTAGCTGTATTCGCAAATTTATTCAGTGCCGACAGTGGTTGGGAAGTCTCAACCGCAATCGCGATCGCGTTTGGTTGTGCCGTCGTTCTGACGATTAACCGAACTTTGTTTACCGTGTTTCTTGGCGCGATTGCGTTTAGCCTGCTAATCGCCTTATTTTTCGGGTTTGCTGGGAATTTAGAGCAGACCCTGACCTCTTACCGCGTGGTTACTGTGGGCATTACATTTAGCAGCATTGTTACCCTGACTGTAATGGATGGCGATCGGGATTTCTATGCTGCTAGCGTAGCAGGCAAATTTACGATCGCCGCCGCCGCTGCAGGTAATTGCCTGGTGTTGAGTGCCCTAGCCTTCGCAGTTGCCCGTAAGTGCTTTGATGATGACCTACCACTGGAGGAATTCGGTTATGTATGCTTTGCGATCGCTTCTGCGATCGGCGGGTTGGTACTCTTAGCCAGAGCAGTTAAAAGTATTAATGATGCGATCGGCACGTCGTTTCAAAATGCCGACCTTACTGGCGCGAGATTTGACAAAGCCGTAATGTCCCATACCGATTTTTCTCAAGCCAGATTATCAAAAGTAAGTTGGTCGCGCGCGCGCCTCAGAAAGTGCTTCATGCGCAGTCGATCGAGGGATAACGGGAGCGGGTCGCTAGACCTATAG
- a CDS encoding peptidylprolyl isomerase, which yields MAEIFQIGNKKIEAEALIGLLRRYQLLPQLIRGIIIDEAIASYECTETERKDLLEKFFTQNKLETPEARSSWQQVQGLTDSQLEDVVMRPTRLSRFKQEKFGHKVESYFMTRKPALDRVLYSLIRTKDLGTAQELYFRIQEEEQSFADLAKQYSQGGEAATGGLVGPTPLVTPHPAIARTLAISQPGQLWPPTRLEEWFVLIRLEKFYPAQLDENTRQQLIDELYESWMKEQIQQIGAVKPA from the coding sequence ATGGCAGAAATTTTCCAGATTGGTAATAAAAAAATTGAGGCAGAGGCATTAATCGGGCTTCTGCGCCGCTATCAATTACTCCCTCAACTGATTAGGGGAATAATTATAGATGAGGCGATCGCTAGTTATGAATGTACGGAAACCGAACGCAAGGATTTGCTAGAAAAGTTCTTTACGCAAAATAAGCTAGAAACTCCCGAAGCGAGATCGTCCTGGCAGCAAGTGCAGGGGTTGACGGACAGTCAACTGGAGGATGTCGTGATGCGTCCAACTCGTCTGTCACGCTTCAAACAAGAAAAATTTGGACATAAAGTTGAGTCGTACTTTATGACGCGCAAACCCGCCCTGGATCGGGTGTTATATTCGCTGATCCGTACCAAGGACTTGGGTACCGCCCAGGAACTTTACTTTCGCATCCAGGAAGAAGAGCAGTCGTTTGCAGACCTTGCAAAGCAGTATTCTCAAGGCGGCGAAGCTGCAACGGGTGGCTTAGTGGGGCCTACGCCTTTGGTTACACCGCATCCTGCGATCGCCCGCACCCTGGCTATTAGTCAACCAGGACAGTTATGGCCGCCCACCAGATTAGAGGAATGGTTTGTCCTGATTAGATTAGAGAAATTTTATCCAGCGCAGCTCGATGAAAATACACGCCAGCAATTAATCGATGAATTATATGAAAGCTGGATGAAAGAACAGATCCAACAGATTGGTGCAGTCAAGCCTGCTTAG
- a CDS encoding calcium-binding protein yields MAVFTGTNANDSYLATTEGDNARGLRGDDTLIGNVGRDTLNGNADNDLLFADSLTQTAGGNDSLFGGQGADTLVGARFGFSADSLGGNRDADLLVASTNGGNTLFGGQGNDTIYGSVANANTMNGDIGDDVVIAGNGSDRMLGADGNDTLIGGSGNNDMFGESGNDQFQFFTAVPQDLVAFTGAEQVIRSRGGFGGSDTIFDFATGDTISISQLDRNATVTVTTNSAGAAVIAIAGTASDGTPANQTITVVGVTREQLLAPGSQLFAINGSFITTNDTVNTGDNGGTSTFTVGQGQPGANIKGKNLVGAPTPDTFSPIAGVATTANGILLQSTVNDDTLAGNAGNDVMDGGAGNDSINGGDSSDRRTSFFQELNSGKGDTLIGGAGFDTLTGGGFEDYDTFLLNVFEPGGYDTITDFDAFTFTSGVIDVVQISAAAFGGSLVAGQDRSGTAPTSFFFSTNSGSVEGQNADVVGAPIGTSSFYYDTNKGGLYYDQDGAGTAKLFTKIAQIQFAVFPHSFTALNLVIVA; encoded by the coding sequence ATGGCAGTTTTTACAGGAACAAATGCTAACGACAGTTATTTAGCAACTACGGAAGGCGATAACGCTAGAGGTCTCAGAGGCGATGACACTCTCATCGGTAACGTCGGCAGAGATACGCTTAACGGTAATGCTGACAACGACCTTCTGTTTGCTGATAGCTTAACCCAAACCGCAGGCGGCAACGACAGCCTGTTTGGCGGTCAGGGTGCCGACACCCTCGTTGGCGCTCGCTTTGGCTTCAGCGCTGACAGCTTGGGCGGTAATAGGGACGCAGACTTGCTAGTCGCTTCTACCAATGGTGGAAACACTCTGTTTGGCGGTCAAGGCAACGACACGATCTACGGTAGCGTTGCCAATGCCAACACCATGAACGGCGACATCGGCGACGACGTGGTAATTGCTGGTAACGGGAGCGATCGCATGTTGGGTGCGGACGGTAACGACACCCTGATTGGTGGCAGTGGCAATAATGACATGTTTGGAGAATCTGGCAACGACCAGTTCCAATTCTTTACCGCCGTACCGCAGGATCTGGTGGCGTTTACAGGTGCAGAGCAAGTGATACGCAGCAGAGGCGGCTTTGGTGGCTCTGACACGATCTTTGACTTCGCTACTGGCGACACGATTTCAATTTCCCAACTAGACCGCAACGCCACAGTAACGGTTACCACCAACTCGGCTGGCGCAGCGGTAATTGCAATTGCAGGCACAGCTAGCGATGGCACTCCTGCCAACCAAACCATCACGGTCGTGGGTGTAACTAGAGAGCAGCTACTGGCACCAGGATCGCAGTTATTCGCTATCAACGGTAGCTTCATCACCACCAATGACACCGTCAACACGGGTGATAACGGCGGTACGTCTACCTTCACTGTCGGTCAAGGTCAACCTGGTGCCAACATCAAGGGTAAGAACCTGGTAGGAGCGCCTACACCTGACACATTCTCCCCTATTGCTGGCGTAGCAACGACGGCTAATGGCATTCTGCTCCAATCTACTGTCAACGACGACACCCTGGCTGGTAATGCTGGCAATGATGTTATGGATGGCGGTGCTGGTAATGACAGCATCAATGGTGGCGATAGCAGCGATCGGCGAACCTCCTTCTTTCAAGAGTTGAACTCCGGTAAGGGCGATACGCTGATTGGCGGAGCAGGCTTTGATACGCTAACCGGAGGCGGTTTTGAGGATTATGACACATTCCTCTTAAACGTATTTGAGCCTGGTGGATACGATACAATTACTGACTTTGATGCTTTTACTTTTACCTCTGGGGTTATTGATGTAGTTCAGATTAGCGCTGCTGCATTTGGTGGTTCGCTAGTTGCAGGCCAAGACCGCTCAGGGACTGCACCAACCAGCTTCTTCTTTTCAACCAATTCTGGCAGTGTGGAAGGTCAAAATGCAGATGTTGTAGGTGCTCCTATTGGTACTTCTTCCTTCTACTACGATACAAACAAGGGAGGCTTATACTACGACCAGGATGGTGCTGGTACCGCCAAATTATTTACCAAGATCGCCCAGATCCAATTCGCGGTATTCCCTCACTCATTCACTGCTTTAAATCTTGTAATCGTTGCTTAG
- a CDS encoding phosphate-starvation-inducible PsiE family protein — protein sequence MHNLLQDIPLKPIKRDSWLHLPRIVQALELVQDLIVICLCIGLFSFMVLQIGTMFLSLIPPIQFHTVMADILSLLILVELFRLLIIYLQEQRVSIGVAVEVSIVSVLRETIVRGVLETTFTQVLAACVFLVVLGGLMVLRVWLPPTFEGIDPEQEVSRRYKKNLAQPETSILNSHS from the coding sequence ATGCATAACTTACTACAAGATATTCCCCTCAAACCAATCAAACGCGATAGTTGGTTGCACTTGCCTCGAATCGTGCAGGCATTGGAATTAGTTCAAGATCTGATCGTGATTTGTCTCTGCATCGGACTATTTAGCTTTATGGTGCTGCAAATCGGTACCATGTTCCTTTCTTTAATTCCACCCATCCAGTTCCATACCGTAATGGCAGATATTCTCTCATTACTGATTTTAGTGGAATTATTCCGCCTGCTGATTATTTACCTCCAGGAGCAACGAGTATCGATCGGAGTAGCAGTAGAAGTTTCCATTGTTTCTGTCTTGCGAGAAACGATCGTAAGAGGCGTGCTTGAGACAACCTTTACGCAGGTCTTAGCTGCATGTGTTTTCCTTGTGGTGTTAGGAGGTTTGATGGTACTCAGAGTCTGGCTGCCACCAACCTTTGAAGGTATCGATCCCGAACAAGAAGTCTCTCGAAGATATAAAAAGAACCTTGCACAGCCAGAAACATCTATTCTCAACAGCCACAGTTAA
- a CDS encoding cation diffusion facilitator family transporter, protein MEDIRPQVRRVLLITLLLNILVLLVKLVVGLWTGSLSLIADALHSVTDSFNNVLGLVAIRFASPYPDREHPYGHQKFEAIAALSISAFLGMACLEILKGVIDRVTSGAVHKVDVSAPALWLMIVVLGMNIIITFYERRVGNRIGSSILIADAQHTMSDVWITIIVIAGLIGVWCGELTGMKWLQWIDVVLALPVAALVFWSGWKVIASNLPMLVDEMAIAPETIDAIARQVPGVINCHDIASRGVLGRQIFIEMHMIVAPTDVESAHQITELVEDLLHEHFDPVRIAIHVEPPNYKSDRVTYE, encoded by the coding sequence GTGGAAGATATACGTCCTCAAGTACGCAGGGTACTACTGATCACTTTGCTACTCAACATACTAGTTTTGCTAGTCAAACTGGTGGTAGGTCTGTGGACCGGATCGCTCAGCCTCATTGCCGATGCTCTGCATAGCGTCACCGACAGTTTTAATAACGTGCTGGGCTTAGTTGCCATCCGATTTGCCTCGCCCTACCCAGATCGAGAACATCCCTACGGACATCAGAAATTTGAGGCGATCGCCGCACTAAGTATCTCTGCTTTTCTGGGCATGGCCTGCTTGGAAATTCTCAAGGGAGTTATAGATCGAGTTACGAGCGGCGCGGTACATAAAGTGGATGTTTCTGCTCCCGCATTATGGCTGATGATCGTGGTTTTAGGGATGAATATTATCATTACCTTCTACGAGCGTCGGGTCGGCAATCGTATTGGTAGTAGTATTCTGATTGCCGATGCTCAGCACACTATGAGCGATGTTTGGATTACGATTATTGTGATCGCCGGTCTAATAGGGGTGTGGTGCGGCGAACTGACCGGCATGAAGTGGTTGCAGTGGATAGATGTGGTACTGGCTTTACCCGTTGCTGCTTTGGTATTTTGGAGCGGTTGGAAAGTAATCGCAAGTAACTTGCCGATGCTAGTTGATGAGATGGCGATCGCACCGGAAACGATTGATGCGATCGCTCGTCAGGTGCCAGGTGTAATTAATTGTCACGATATCGCTTCTAGAGGGGTGTTAGGTAGACAGATATTCATCGAAATGCATATGATTGTTGCACCTACTGATGTGGAGTCTGCCCATCAGATTACAGAATTGGTTGAAGATCTTCTCCACGAGCATTTCGACCCGGTAAGGATCGCTATCCATGTAGAGCCACCAAATTACAAGTCCGATCGGGTTACCTATGAGTAA